CCTTCGCGGCGGCGGCGGGGTCGTAGGTCTGCACCATCGACGGGTCGTCGAGCGCGCAGCGGTAGCTGGCGGCGTTGACCGTGTACTGCGCGACTCCGAGGCCGTCGAGGCCCGCCTGGTTGAAGCCCTCGGTGTCGATGGCCTGGGCGACGGCGGCGCGGAGCTCCTCGTTGCCGTCGAAGATCGAGCCCGATCCCGGAGCCTCGTTGAAGACCAGGTTGTAGGCCGAGCTCGGGAAGGTGACGGTGGAGTAGGCGTCGTCGTCCGCGAAGCGCAGCGCGTTGGCGTCGTAGAAGCGGGCGAGGTCGACACCGCCCGACTCGAGCAGGTTGGCGCTCGTGTTCGAGTCGGCCTGCACGGTGAGGTTGATGGTCTCGGCGGGCTCGCCCTCGACGTTCTCCCACGCGGGCCACGCGTCGTAGTCGTCGCGCAGCGTGTACGCGGCGCTCACGCCGGCCGAGAGGTCGGAGAGCGTGTAGGGGCCCGACCAGGCGCCGTCGACGGTACCCGCGGCGAGGCCCTCGGGGTCGGCGAGGCCCGCGGGGCAGATGATGCCGGTGCCGGGGCGGGTGACGCCTCCCAGCAGCTGCGAGTAGGGCTGGCTGAGCGAGACGGTCAGGGTGCTCGTCGCGTCGTCGGGCGTGAAGGTCGCGTCGCCGGGGCCGAAGGCCTGGTTCTTCCAGGTCTGGGCACCCGAGTCGTCGAGACCGGTGAGGTAGGAGAAGGAGTCGGCGACGACCGTGGGGGTGATCGCGGTGCCGTCGGCGCAGGTCGCGCCGTCGCGGATCGTGAAGGTGTACTCGGAGGCCGAGACGGCGTTCCAGTCGCTGGCGAGGCCGCCGATGTAGCCCTCGGTCTCGCCCTGGCGCAGCAGGGTGTCGAAGCCGAGGCGGGCGACGGTGACGTCGGCGTCGGCGGAGGCCTTGGCGGGGTCGAAGGTCGACGGCGCGTACCAGAGCTCCGCGTTGATGGTGTCGGTGGTTCCTCCGGCGGCATCGGTGTTCTGCGTGGTGCTCGCGGTCGTGCCGCAGGCGCTGAGCGCGAGCGTCGCGACGGCCGCCAGCGCGACGCCGGCGAGCATGCTCTTCCTGACCATGGTGCTGTCCTCCAAGGGATACGGGTGGTGCGTCGGGGCGGATCGGGGGGCCGCGCGGGTATCGCGGCCTGTCGCCGAGGCACCGCGCAGAGCGCAGGCACTCGTTCAACTTGGATCCAATGTAGAACAATGCGCATCCAATTGTGTTTCGGCTGGATTACATCTCGCGTGCTCCCCGCTCGAAGACGACCGTCCCGCCGACCACGGTCCGCAGCACGCGGGCCCCGGCGAACTCCTCGGCCGAGCACTGCGCCGGATCGACGTCGAGCAGGACGAGATCGGCGAGGAGGCCCTGGCGCAGCATCCCGCGGTCGCCCTCGGCGAAGGAGGCGCGAGCCGCTCCCCGCGTGTACGCCTCGAGCCCCTCGAGCACCGTGAGCGCCTGCGCCGGTCCGGTCGGCGCGCTCGCACCGCGCATCCGCCTGCTCGCGGCCGTCGCGACGACGGCCCGCGGATCGAACGGGAAGTAGGGCGCGTCGGAGCCCATCGCGATCACCGCGCCCGAGTCGAGCCACGCGCGCATCGGATTGACGTCCCCCGCCCGCTCGCCGAGCCGGGCCGACAGACCGGCCGCGTTGCTCCACGCGATCGACGGCTGGAGCGAGGCGATCACGCCGAGGCGCGCCGCGCGCTCGCGGCTCCCGGCGCTCGGCTCGAGGTAGGCGTGGATGAGCTGGCAGCGCAGCGCCTCGAGCGCCTCCGGAGTCCCCGCCGCCTCGAGCGCGTCGAGCACCTCGGCGACGGCGCGGCTGCCGACCGCGTGCACTCCGAGCCCCCAGCCCCGGGCGACGCAGGCCGCGGCGAGCCGCACGAACTCCTCCGTCGCGATCCTCTGCACGCCGTGATCGCCTCCGGGCCACGGCGTCTCGAGCAGCGCCTGCCCCTTCATCCCCTCGCCGTCGTAGTAGACCTTGATCGGGCCGAGACGGAGGCGGTCGTCGCCGTCCCCGGTGACGCCGCCGACCGCGTCGAGCAGCTCCAGCGCCGCGTCGACTCCGGGCACGGCCGGCGTGCCCAGCTCGGGATACGGCATCGCCACCACCCGGAGCGACAGCTCGCCGCGGGCGTGCGCGGCGCGGTAGGCGGCGAGCTCGTCGAGCGTGACAGCCGGGTCGACGACGCCGGTGAAGCCCAGCTCGTGCAGCAGCGGCTGGACGCGGAGGAGCGCCGCCCGGCGGTCGGCGGGGGTCGGCGGCGCGTCGCCGACCCAGTCGGGGGCGTCGGGGTCGGCATCGGCGTCGGCGAGCATCGCGGCCGAGAACGCCTCGGCGCCGGCGGCGGGGTCGAGCAGCTGCAGCGCCTTGAGGCCCGCGCGCTGGGCGTGCGAGTGGGCGTCGATGAGGCCGGGGAGGAGGACTCCGTCGAACCGCTCCTCCACCGTGCCCTCGGGCGCCGCCGCCCGGACCTCGCCGACGCCGCCGACGGCGGCGATCCGCTCGCCGACGACGAGGAGCGCCTCCGCCTCGGGGCGGTCGGGGTCCATCGTGCGGACGCGGCCGATCAGCAGCTCAGGCATCTCGGGCGTCCAGCCAGTCGTGCACGTCGGCCGCGGTGACGAGCGCGTCGCGCTGGAGGTACTCGATCGCCTCGAGCGCCGCCGTGTGCGCGCGCTCGCTCGAGCCGGCGACGCAGTCGGTGAGCACCCGGACGGCGTAGTCGTGCTGGTGCGCATCCACCGCCGTGTAGTGGATGCAGACGTCGGTGAGACCGCCGACGAGCAGGACCGTGCCCGCGCGGTACGACTTCAGCACGATCTCGAGCTCGGTGCCGAAGAAGGCGGAGTAGCGGCGCTTGCGGATCACGAACTCCTCGGGCCGCGGCTCGATCCACGACGCGAGCTCGGTGCTCGGGTCGCCCTCGAGGCAGTGCACGCCCTCCGCACCGTCGAGCTCGCGACCGATGTCGACGAGGGAGGGCTTGTGCACCTCCTGCAGGAACACGACGGGCACCCCGGCCGAGCGGCAGTGCGCGATCAGGTCGCGTACGCGCGGCGCGCGCTCCTCGCGACCGCTCATCACGGGGATGCCGGGAGTCGGGAGGCCCGATCCCGCGCCGCCCTGGATGTCGACGACGATCAGGACGGGAGTGCCGGAGACGGCGAGCATGCGGGTGGATCCTTCCGGTGGTGCGCGGGAGCGACTCCGCCCGCACAGTCTGCGAGTCTCGGAGTCCTCTCGGAGGTCGGGACTGTTTCACCGAGGTAAAACCTCGGGATACTCGGCTTGTGGAGGAGCCTCGCGCGCTCGAGCCTCCAGAAGTTGTCGTACTCGAGCACCGAGTGCGACAACTCCTGAACACTCGACCGCGTCAGACCGGCCGGGCGGCGCGGCGGCGGCGGTACGGGAGCAGGGCGGCGACCCGCACCGGGGCGAACGCGTCGTCGACGGCGACCCAGACGGACGCCTCCGGAGCGTGATCGCCCAGCAGCTCGGCGCAGACGCCGCACGGCTCGATGAGGTGCCGCGAGCCTCCGGGGCGCTGCAGCACTCCGACGATCGCGACCACCGGCGAGCCCGCGACGATCGCGGCGCTCAGCGCGGCCGCCTCGGCGCAGACGGAGGCGCGCCCCGCGCTCGCCTCGACGTGCAGGCCGGTCACGACCCGCCCGTCGGCCAGCCGCAGCGCCGCCGCCACCTCATGCACCCCCTCGCGGTAGCGCGCGTCGAGGATCGCGGAGGCGACCTCGAGCAGCTCGCGGTCCCCCTCCGGCATGCCCGCGGGCGGACCGCTCAGCGTCGGCCGATCGCTCACGACCAGCCCAGGATCCGCGCCATGTTGCCGCCCTCGACCAGCGCGCGGTCGGCCTCGTCGGGGATCGCCTTCGCGATCTTCATCCGCTCGAGGTCGAAGTCGCTGCCCGGCCACTCCGAGCCCAGCAGGATCTTCTCGGCGCCGAGCCGCGCGTAGGCGCGCTTGACGTCGCTCATCAGCGTCGCCGAGGTCTCGAGGTAGATGTGCGGGTTCCGCTCGGCGACGATGATCGCCTCCGGCACGTTCCAGACCGCGCCCATGTGGGCGATGATCGTCGGCACTCCCGGGAAGCCCTTCGCGATCTCCTCGATCGCGAACGGCGCGCAGAACGCGTCGTCGAGCGCGTTGATCAGCACCGGCAGCCCGAGC
The genomic region above belongs to Rathayibacter sp. VKM Ac-2759 and contains:
- a CDS encoding ABC transporter substrate-binding protein, giving the protein MVRKSMLAGVALAAVATLALSACGTTASTTQNTDAAGGTTDTINAELWYAPSTFDPAKASADADVTVARLGFDTLLRQGETEGYIGGLASDWNAVSASEYTFTIRDGATCADGTAITPTVVADSFSYLTGLDDSGAQTWKNQAFGPGDATFTPDDATSTLTVSLSQPYSQLLGGVTRPGTGIICPAGLADPEGLAAGTVDGAWSGPYTLSDLSAGVSAAYTLRDDYDAWPAWENVEGEPAETINLTVQADSNTSANLLESGGVDLARFYDANALRFADDDAYSTVTFPSSAYNLVFNEAPGSGSIFDGNEELRAAVAQAIDTEGFNQAGLDGLGVAQYTVNAASYRCALDDPSMVQTYDPAAAAKVLTGQTIRLLIMSNWDPAADYLAESLRAAGATVTVSAPDPADWSKQMRTEPGTWDVAVAAENAGPGLIHATIARYLGPTYAEGGTNVASSDNPEGVAYYDAAMAATDTETQCENLLAAQKTILERVDMTPLITDTHRYVARSGFATYVFSGYWDISAMRILS
- a CDS encoding amidohydrolase family protein; amino-acid sequence: MPELLIGRVRTMDPDRPEAEALLVVGERIAAVGGVGEVRAAAPEGTVEERFDGVLLPGLIDAHSHAQRAGLKALQLLDPAAGAEAFSAAMLADADADPDAPDWVGDAPPTPADRRAALLRVQPLLHELGFTGVVDPAVTLDELAAYRAAHARGELSLRVVAMPYPELGTPAVPGVDAALELLDAVGGVTGDGDDRLRLGPIKVYYDGEGMKGQALLETPWPGGDHGVQRIATEEFVRLAAACVARGWGLGVHAVGSRAVAEVLDALEAAGTPEALEALRCQLIHAYLEPSAGSRERAARLGVIASLQPSIAWSNAAGLSARLGERAGDVNPMRAWLDSGAVIAMGSDAPYFPFDPRAVVATAASRRMRGASAPTGPAQALTVLEGLEAYTRGAARASFAEGDRGMLRQGLLADLVLLDVDPAQCSAEEFAGARVLRTVVGGTVVFERGAREM
- a CDS encoding isochorismatase family cysteine hydrolase; this translates as MLAVSGTPVLIVVDIQGGAGSGLPTPGIPVMSGREERAPRVRDLIAHCRSAGVPVVFLQEVHKPSLVDIGRELDGAEGVHCLEGDPSTELASWIEPRPEEFVIRKRRYSAFFGTELEIVLKSYRAGTVLLVGGLTDVCIHYTAVDAHQHDYAVRVLTDCVAGSSERAHTAALEAIEYLQRDALVTAADVHDWLDARDA
- a CDS encoding cytidine deaminase, producing the protein MSDRPTLSGPPAGMPEGDRELLEVASAILDARYREGVHEVAAALRLADGRVVTGLHVEASAGRASVCAEAAALSAAIVAGSPVVAIVGVLQRPGGSRHLIEPCGVCAELLGDHAPEASVWVAVDDAFAPVRVAALLPYRRRRAARPV